In Syntrophomonas wolfei subsp. wolfei str. Goettingen G311, a single window of DNA contains:
- a CDS encoding aminotransferase class I/II-fold pyridoxal phosphate-dependent enzyme, with protein MDQEKTPLLDALKGYVEENVIPFHVPGHKQGRGNPELRKYIGSKVLKMDVNGMKELDYIGNPSGVIAEAQHLCAEAFGAEQAYFLVNGTSSGVQAMIMSACNPGNEIIIPRNAHKSTIGAIILSGAIPVYVQPQVNKVLGIATGVSAESIQKAIEEHPQAKAVFIINPSYYGIHSDLKSIVEISHQANMTVLADEAHGAHLYFHPEFSLNAIEAGADMSAVSLHKTGGAMTQSSVLLHQGDRISVDRVKQVLQLSYTSSASYILMLSIDVARKQLATRGQLLLNKTLALARQARQELNDIEDIYAFGKELIGSPGCADFDETKLGIHVRKLGLTGYQIERILRERYKIQIEFSDIYNALAIVSLGDRRENLRKLVAAFREIADERETKDASKWFNIPFCPEMIVTPRDAFYSPKRIVPLELSSGEISGEMIMAYPPGIPVICMGERITQEIIEYIQLLQVEGCELQGATDAGINHIKVLGSALPQASVSKSVSPSRSAYQEIPVYLSP; from the coding sequence ATGGACCAAGAAAAGACACCTTTACTGGATGCTTTAAAAGGCTATGTTGAAGAAAACGTAATCCCTTTCCATGTACCGGGCCACAAGCAAGGCCGGGGAAATCCAGAACTACGTAAATACATTGGTTCAAAAGTGCTTAAAATGGATGTTAACGGGATGAAGGAGTTGGATTACATTGGCAACCCCTCTGGAGTGATTGCTGAAGCCCAGCATCTTTGCGCTGAGGCTTTTGGAGCGGAACAAGCATATTTTCTTGTGAATGGTACCTCTTCCGGGGTTCAGGCTATGATCATGAGCGCATGCAATCCCGGCAATGAAATAATTATTCCGCGGAATGCTCATAAATCAACGATCGGAGCAATCATCCTGAGCGGGGCGATCCCGGTTTATGTGCAACCACAGGTCAATAAAGTGCTGGGAATTGCCACCGGTGTCAGTGCAGAAAGCATTCAAAAAGCGATTGAGGAGCATCCTCAGGCTAAGGCAGTATTCATCATTAATCCATCTTATTATGGAATCCATTCCGATTTAAAAAGCATTGTGGAGATTTCCCATCAGGCTAATATGACTGTACTTGCCGATGAGGCCCATGGGGCGCATTTATATTTTCACCCGGAATTTTCTTTAAACGCTATAGAGGCAGGAGCCGATATGAGTGCAGTAAGTTTGCATAAGACAGGGGGGGCCATGACCCAGTCATCCGTGCTGCTGCACCAGGGGGACAGAATTTCGGTGGACCGGGTCAAACAAGTACTGCAATTGAGCTACACTTCCAGCGCTTCCTATATCCTAATGTTATCTATTGATGTTGCCCGAAAACAACTAGCTACCAGAGGGCAGCTTCTTTTAAACAAAACCCTGGCCTTGGCCAGACAGGCACGCCAGGAGCTAAATGACATCGAGGATATCTACGCTTTTGGTAAAGAACTAATAGGTTCCCCGGGATGCGCTGATTTTGATGAAACCAAACTAGGTATTCATGTTAGAAAACTTGGATTAACTGGTTACCAGATCGAAAGAATTCTCCGAGAGCGCTATAAAATTCAAATCGAGTTTTCTGACATATACAATGCTTTAGCTATTGTAAGTCTGGGTGACCGGAGAGAGAATTTGCGGAAACTAGTAGCAGCATTCAGGGAAATCGCTGACGAGAGAGAAACCAAAGATGCATCTAAATGGTTCAATATTCCATTTTGCCCGGAAATGATCGTTACCCCCCGTGATGCTTTTTATAGCCCTAAAAGAATTGTTCCCCTGGAATTATCAAGTGGTGAAATATCTGGTGAAATGATTATGGCCTACCCGCCGGGAATCCCGGTAATCTGCATGGGGGAGAGAATTACCCAGGAGATCATCGAATATATCCAATTGTTGCAGGTTGAAGGGTGTGAACTCCAGGGAGCTACCGATGCAGGCATCAATCACATAAAAGTCCTGGGGTCAGCTTTGCCTCAAGCATCTGTATCAAAATCCGTATCCCCATCCAGGTCAGCTTATCAAGAAATTCCTGTGTATTTATCTCCCTAG
- a CDS encoding VanW family protein encodes MRIRYIRIGLISLLILLLGTINHAIYTDNLSDRPGKNLDFLPYATSKDRIIYSTPSASSSVTLLPWENDPDFQAAMAENKAKIQLANYCTVLQNPLPGEETNVYIAACLLQGTVVKSGQIFSQNEKIGPYSQDKGFQPGPVYIGHQLKTTVGGGVCKIASTLYNVTILSNLPVIERYAHSMPVPYVPLGQDATVCYGVKDFKFLNNSPYPILIWAESIGNRLYIAFYGQTTPPKVKWHHEIVKEIKTYNIYRKNYALEAGKEKVILQGMDGAVVRSWLTIEDPQQGRITTKKLGKDYYNPMPSIVEKGMKKATSTIPPH; translated from the coding sequence TTGCGCATTCGATATATCAGGATTGGATTGATTTCTTTACTTATTTTATTATTAGGAACAATAAATCATGCTATATATACTGACAATTTGTCTGACCGTCCCGGGAAAAATCTGGATTTTCTGCCTTATGCTACATCAAAGGACAGAATTATTTATTCAACCCCATCTGCTTCAAGCTCAGTAACTTTACTTCCCTGGGAAAATGACCCGGACTTTCAAGCAGCTATGGCCGAGAATAAAGCCAAGATACAATTAGCCAACTACTGTACAGTATTACAGAACCCTTTGCCGGGGGAAGAGACCAACGTTTACATTGCTGCCTGCTTATTGCAAGGAACAGTTGTAAAATCCGGCCAAATATTTTCTCAAAATGAGAAAATTGGGCCCTACAGCCAGGATAAAGGATTTCAACCTGGACCCGTTTATATTGGCCATCAGTTAAAAACTACGGTTGGCGGGGGGGTATGCAAAATTGCTTCAACCCTGTATAATGTTACAATTTTGTCGAATTTGCCGGTTATTGAACGATACGCCCACAGCATGCCGGTTCCCTATGTGCCGCTCGGGCAAGATGCAACGGTTTGTTATGGAGTTAAGGATTTTAAATTTTTGAACAATAGCCCTTATCCTATTTTAATCTGGGCAGAGAGTATCGGGAACCGGCTTTATATTGCCTTCTATGGGCAAACAACTCCTCCTAAAGTTAAATGGCACCACGAAATAGTAAAAGAAATTAAAACTTATAATATTTACAGGAAAAACTATGCCCTTGAGGCTGGAAAAGAAAAGGTGATTTTGCAAGGGATGGATGGTGCGGTAGTACGGTCATGGCTGACCATAGAAGATCCCCAGCAGGGTAGAATAACCACCAAAAAACTGGGCAAAGATTATTACAATCCCATGCCTTCGATTGTTGAAAAAGGCATGAAGAAAGCCACTTCCACGATTCCACCTCATTAA
- a CDS encoding EamA family transporter, producing MKGRKSMVIWLALVGMLCWGIAPIFAKLGLQNVNPATGLVLRTIIAVVLVSTWMGVSGGITQFRQITFHQSILIAAEAILATVVGDLAYFAAIKGGNVSIVSMIMAASPLVTMICAALFLGEPITAWKCLGAGYIVMGIFLLL from the coding sequence ATGAAAGGTCGTAAATCAATGGTAATTTGGTTGGCCTTGGTAGGAATGCTATGTTGGGGAATTGCGCCCATATTCGCGAAACTTGGTTTACAGAATGTTAATCCCGCAACTGGTTTGGTTTTAAGAACAATAATTGCTGTGGTTCTGGTCAGCACCTGGATGGGAGTAAGCGGTGGAATTACTCAATTTAGACAAATAACTTTCCATCAATCAATTCTGATCGCGGCGGAAGCAATACTGGCTACCGTAGTTGGAGACCTGGCATATTTCGCAGCGATTAAAGGTGGAAATGTTTCTATTGTATCTATGATCATGGCAGCCTCACCCCTGGTCACGATGATTTGTGCTGCGCTTTTTTTGGGTGAGCCCATTACGGCATGGAAATGTCTGGGGGCCGGATATATTGTCATGGGCATCTTTTTACTATTATAA
- a CDS encoding WYL domain-containing protein produces the protein MVEQYNGKIMVKACLPENNWLYGYLLSFGNGMEVVNPPHIRSILAAMRKP, from the coding sequence ATAGTTGAGCAATATAACGGAAAGATTATGGTTAAAGCCTGTCTTCCGGAGAATAATTGGTTATATGGCTATCTTTTAAGTTTCGGTAATGGAATGGAGGTAGTTAATCCTCCGCATATTCGCAGCATTTTGGCTGCTATGCGAAAACCTTAA
- the dinB gene encoding DNA polymerase IV has product MAELTNILHCDLDAFFASVEQLDNPSLRGKPVVVGGSMHSRGVVSTCSYEARKFGIRSAMPIAQAYRLCPQAVFLPVNMPRYLEISKQVFSILSRYSPIKEIISIDEAFLDISGCSSLYGSPEKIGCLINEQVYSELGLTISVGISYNKFLAKLASDMDKPNGLRIITESEALELLRPLPVSRIWGIGQKTEQSLDKLGIKTIGDIQDSPPEWLEDKIGSAGRLFWELAHGIDRRAVEPEHERKSLGREETFPEDINDTAYLEKLIVQFAAELCRKLRQEALFAATITIKLRYSNFKTITRSKTINPCNSDIIVTQIASELLHHSYNNKQPLRLFGLSLGQLSPAASLEQGSLFEPQSNADYKSIDRLMDEIRDRFGPGAIKRANLLPNKDSE; this is encoded by the coding sequence ATGGCAGAACTTACTAATATCCTACACTGTGATTTGGATGCCTTTTTTGCTTCAGTTGAACAATTGGATAACCCCTCGCTGCGGGGGAAACCAGTTGTAGTAGGAGGAAGTATGCATTCCCGTGGAGTAGTATCCACTTGCTCCTATGAAGCCAGAAAGTTCGGCATCCGATCGGCTATGCCTATTGCTCAGGCCTACCGACTTTGCCCCCAGGCAGTTTTCCTTCCGGTTAATATGCCTCGCTACCTGGAAATATCAAAACAGGTATTTTCCATCCTAAGCCGGTACTCTCCCATTAAGGAAATTATTTCTATTGATGAAGCCTTCCTGGATATCAGCGGCTGTTCCAGTTTGTATGGCAGCCCGGAAAAAATCGGCTGCTTGATTAACGAGCAGGTTTATTCCGAACTGGGGCTTACCATTTCAGTAGGCATCTCTTATAACAAATTCCTGGCCAAACTGGCATCAGATATGGATAAACCGAATGGCTTACGCATTATTACAGAAAGTGAGGCATTAGAACTATTAAGACCGTTGCCGGTATCTCGAATATGGGGGATAGGACAGAAGACAGAGCAGAGCCTGGACAAACTGGGTATAAAAACTATTGGCGATATTCAAGACTCGCCGCCGGAATGGTTGGAAGACAAAATCGGCTCAGCCGGCCGCTTGTTCTGGGAACTGGCTCATGGAATTGATAGAAGGGCAGTGGAACCGGAACATGAAAGGAAGTCTCTGGGCCGGGAAGAAACCTTCCCTGAGGATATAAACGATACCGCCTACCTGGAAAAACTAATCGTGCAGTTTGCGGCTGAGTTGTGCAGGAAATTGCGCCAGGAAGCGCTTTTTGCTGCCACCATCACCATTAAGCTAAGATATAGTAATTTTAAAACCATCACCCGCAGCAAGACTATAAATCCCTGCAATTCCGATATAATCGTAACCCAAATTGCCAGCGAATTATTACATCATTCCTATAACAACAAACAACCCCTGCGCCTTTTCGGCTTATCCCTGGGGCAATTGTCACCGGCTGCAAGTTTGGAGCAGGGGAGTTTATTTGAGCCCCAATCAAACGCTGATTATAAAAGCATTGACCGGCTTATGGATGAAATAAGGGATCGCTTTGGCCCCGGAGCAATAAAGCGGGCTAACTTGCTGCCTAATAAGGATAGTGAGTAA
- a CDS encoding helix-turn-helix transcriptional regulator, with amino-acid sequence MKIDRLISIIIVLLRRERVQAKELAEMFGVSVRTILRDVDTINLGGIPIITYQGVNGGISIAEGYRLDKSVLSAGDMATLISTLKGVAASIPDSRFDILAEKLKNPLSTSQLELLDLKSRQMIIDLSPWGTNEQLKGKITLLRQAIENYREIEFAYIDAAGTRSIRQVEPYALLLKGQSWYLFAWCLLRQDFRLFKLIRIKNLQLVNITYQPREVPMEQDYFENQWQETARPVELDLLFDKEMENVVEECFGGDIMRQDDGRIMVKVCLPENNWLYGYLLSFGGGMEVVNPPHIRSILAAIAEKIYKTYSS; translated from the coding sequence ATGAAAATCGATAGACTGATTTCAATTATAATAGTCTTACTCAGGCGCGAACGGGTTCAAGCCAAAGAACTGGCGGAAATGTTTGGCGTTTCCGTCCGTACCATCCTGCGTGACGTTGATACTATCAACCTGGGCGGAATACCTATCATAACTTATCAGGGTGTGAATGGAGGTATCAGTATTGCTGAAGGTTATCGCCTAGATAAAAGCGTACTCAGCGCCGGTGATATGGCTACCCTAATTTCCACCTTAAAGGGAGTTGCCGCCAGTATACCTGACAGCCGTTTTGATATATTGGCGGAAAAACTGAAAAATCCTCTATCAACATCACAGCTGGAGTTGCTTGACCTGAAGAGCAGACAAATGATAATCGATTTGTCTCCCTGGGGAACTAATGAGCAACTCAAAGGCAAAATAACGCTACTGCGCCAGGCTATTGAAAACTATAGAGAGATTGAATTTGCTTATATTGATGCTGCCGGTACAAGAAGCATACGGCAGGTTGAACCCTATGCACTGCTCCTCAAGGGGCAATCGTGGTATCTTTTTGCCTGGTGCCTGCTCAGACAGGATTTCCGCCTCTTCAAGCTGATACGGATTAAGAACCTACAGCTTGTGAACATAACTTATCAACCCAGAGAAGTACCAATGGAACAAGATTACTTTGAAAACCAGTGGCAGGAGACAGCCAGGCCGGTGGAACTGGATCTGCTTTTCGATAAAGAGATGGAAAATGTAGTGGAAGAGTGTTTCGGCGGGGATATAATGAGGCAAGATGACGGAAGAATTATGGTTAAAGTGTGTTTGCCGGAAAACAATTGGTTATATGGCTATCTTTTAAGTTTTGGCGGTGGAATGGAGGTAGTTAATCCTCCGCATATTCGCAGCATTTTGGCGGCGATTGCCGAAAAAATTTATAAAACATATTCCTCTTAA
- a CDS encoding GyrI-like domain-containing protein, with translation MQYQFVVEEKKAQPTISVRTRTAVENLPQVLGKAYGAIMNYLFEIGVQPAGEPYVGYFNMDMQDLDLECGLPVAQPVVGNDKLKPSEIPAGKQVSCLYTGPYNQIEPAYNAIMAWIPANGYTPTGVCYEFYLNDPAETPENELLTKIVFLLK, from the coding sequence ATGCAATATCAGTTTGTTGTGGAAGAAAAGAAGGCTCAACCCACTATATCCGTCCGTACCCGGACAGCAGTTGAAAATTTGCCCCAGGTATTGGGGAAAGCCTATGGGGCAATTATGAACTACCTGTTCGAAATAGGTGTCCAGCCTGCAGGTGAACCTTATGTGGGCTACTTTAATATGGATATGCAGGACCTGGATTTAGAATGTGGCTTACCGGTGGCACAGCCGGTTGTTGGCAATGATAAACTTAAACCCAGTGAAATCCCGGCCGGAAAACAAGTATCCTGCCTGTATACCGGGCCCTATAATCAAATCGAGCCTGCTTATAACGCCATTATGGCGTGGATACCGGCCAATGGGTATACACCAACCGGCGTCTGTTATGAATTTTATCTCAACGATCCCGCAGAAACGCCGGAAAATGAACTGTTAACCAAAATTGTCTTTCTTCTTAAGTGA
- a CDS encoding ABC transporter ATP-binding protein, with protein MLSQEKLIFSNTKSNQQMRNMLHAFLVIMVIEMVVAIIIVHVLTTSISSFLIISGVIVFAELFLVFYYIAPLLKSAHLLGKNGLTIRLGRYFKTTVPWKMIEKIEPVLIQVSTRDTLGLILFRKDENLYCMATNQSAYIVSLKSPILVKVKDKDNPKSKRGMVTSIFINVDDSEAFAKALKNYITNHDTKEEMTQESALEEKTPVFSPNSIRHFDAPVQTRTGIPLLELQNISYQYGNHKAVDNLSLIVQKGEIFALLGPNGAGKSTTLKMLTGLLKPKSGHILLDGQDIWAKGSESTRKQIGYVPDQPILYFRLTAKEHLYYSGRLLGLEESILMDRINHLLELFDLLPYQEQMIETYSQGMQRKVSMCLALLNDPQLLIVDELTNAYDAKTIAVIKKVFKERKAAGKTVLFSGHVMAVMEELADYIVIIQKSICYASGTMAELTAQYGNSNLEDLFLQLTDAQINDQVG; from the coding sequence ATGCTATCTCAGGAAAAACTCATCTTTAGCAACACCAAAAGCAATCAGCAGATGAGAAATATGCTCCATGCGTTTTTGGTGATTATGGTAATAGAAATGGTTGTTGCCATAATAATTGTTCATGTCCTAACCACCAGCATATCAAGTTTTTTGATAATATCCGGGGTAATCGTATTTGCAGAACTATTTTTAGTATTTTATTATATTGCACCGCTGTTAAAATCAGCTCATTTGTTGGGGAAAAATGGCCTGACTATTCGCCTGGGCAGATATTTTAAAACAACTGTTCCCTGGAAAATGATTGAGAAAATTGAACCGGTATTGATACAGGTGTCAACCAGGGATACCCTTGGACTTATACTATTTAGAAAAGATGAAAACCTCTATTGTATGGCAACCAACCAGTCCGCGTATATTGTTTCTTTGAAAAGTCCCATACTGGTTAAAGTAAAGGACAAAGATAATCCCAAGAGTAAAAGAGGCATGGTTACATCAATATTTATCAATGTTGATGATAGCGAAGCATTTGCTAAAGCACTCAAAAATTATATAACCAATCATGATACCAAAGAAGAAATGACCCAAGAATCTGCGTTGGAAGAAAAAACTCCGGTATTTAGTCCGAATAGTATCCGGCATTTCGATGCGCCCGTCCAGACCCGCACCGGTATTCCCCTATTGGAACTGCAAAACATCTCGTATCAATACGGAAATCATAAAGCAGTAGATAACTTGAGCTTAATCGTTCAGAAGGGTGAAATCTTTGCCCTTTTAGGCCCCAATGGCGCAGGCAAATCCACCACCCTAAAAATGCTAACCGGGCTGCTGAAGCCTAAAAGTGGGCACATCCTGCTTGATGGACAAGATATCTGGGCAAAAGGCAGCGAGTCCACACGGAAACAAATTGGCTATGTGCCTGATCAACCGATCCTTTATTTCAGGCTCACTGCCAAAGAACATCTCTACTATAGCGGGAGATTATTGGGTTTAGAAGAATCTATTTTAATGGATCGAATCAATCATCTGCTGGAGTTATTTGATCTGCTGCCATACCAGGAGCAAATGATTGAAACATATTCTCAGGGAATGCAAAGGAAGGTTTCTATGTGTCTGGCCTTGCTTAACGATCCCCAGCTATTAATTGTCGATGAATTGACCAACGCTTATGACGCAAAAACCATCGCGGTAATTAAGAAAGTTTTCAAAGAGAGGAAAGCGGCTGGAAAGACTGTGCTTTTCTCCGGTCATGTGATGGCGGTGATGGAGGAATTGGCCGATTATATCGTTATCATCCAAAAAAGTATTTGCTATGCCTCAGGAACTATGGCAGAACTAACGGCTCAATATGGCAACAGCAACTTGGAAGATTTGTTTTTACAGCTAACTGATGCCCAAATTAATGACCAGGTGGGATAA
- a CDS encoding GbsR/MarR family transcriptional regulator: MEQERLLQARDIMVDAFGRVYAMFGMPEVVGRIYGLLFFSEQPLGLEDIASELEVSKATVSIHIRFLEGMKNVRKVWVKGSRRDYYEAERNTGKIMTEHLQSSFINEREITLEAAGRSREVLNDLRQSSDPAILQQTSLFGQYLDNLEEDYEWSLQFFKQMVEAWDKRQNR, encoded by the coding sequence TTGGAACAGGAACGCCTTTTGCAGGCTCGTGATATTATGGTAGATGCTTTTGGTCGCGTATATGCCATGTTCGGTATGCCGGAAGTGGTAGGGCGCATCTATGGCTTGCTGTTTTTTTCCGAACAACCCTTGGGGCTGGAAGATATTGCTTCTGAGTTGGAAGTAAGCAAGGCTACGGTTAGTATACACATCCGTTTTCTCGAAGGTATGAAAAACGTTCGCAAGGTATGGGTAAAAGGAAGCCGGCGGGACTATTATGAAGCAGAACGGAATACGGGCAAAATAATGACTGAGCACCTGCAAAGCAGTTTCATTAATGAGCGGGAGATAACTTTAGAAGCAGCGGGACGCAGTCGGGAGGTTCTGAATGATTTGAGGCAGTCTTCAGATCCGGCAATCTTGCAGCAAACCAGTCTTTTCGGCCAATACCTGGACAACCTGGAGGAAGATTACGAATGGAGCCTGCAGTTTTTTAAACAAATGGTGGAAGCCTGGGATAAACGCCAAAACAGATAA
- a CDS encoding DUF3160 domain-containing protein: MNHRRLGQQLWCGLLIVALLAMAGCHAGSSTGYKDSNSGAIALAQEFAPYKEISVQDTAIVKPYKVAPDLSNVINAERFDFSDNVQAALVKNGFVVLPAMGHEFFMTYELNRYDNVPNLITTDAVVHNYHLFYSHLLQNVEQQVLIPELKKLNANLMQRAETDYKDFKGTDWENAARRNLAFFTVGSRLLNPDTRIPAAVKAEVEQEISLIKKHDSTELSPVMAMGTKPDLIEGLKEDYTQYIPRGHYAKTDDLKQYFQSMMWYGRITFRLKDADETRSAILMTLALQNGIGAREWEKIYSTTNFMVGKSDDIGYHQYAELLEQAYGKNLTPKKIAVDSQGFDKFRQLARDLEPPVINSIPIFDATIQPDRDKEVLGFRFMGQRYTLDAEIFQHLIYREVTENPAGERRMLPSGLDVPAAMGSSTAETILNKQGAFEFNKYSTNMAKMQKYIAGLNDEWHQNLYWSWLYTLLPLTADKPDGYPSFMLNKAWNHKELATFLGSWAELKHDTILYTKQNYAEMGGGGMEEIDDRGYVEPNPHLYARLASLTAMTRDGLKMRGLIDQKDSQNMDQLYELVLQLKVISEKELANKALTEEEYELIRTFGGQLEHFWYEVYRGDGLESRSQISDFPAMLIADVATNPPAEVLEVGTGYVDNIYAVVPVAGTLRIAKGGVYSYYEFPWNAADRLTDQKWQEMIYNDKAPALPEWTANYRIKGTASINYSQD; encoded by the coding sequence ATGAATCACAGAAGGTTGGGGCAGCAATTATGGTGCGGTTTATTGATTGTAGCGTTATTAGCGATGGCCGGCTGCCATGCCGGGTCATCAACTGGATACAAGGATTCTAATTCTGGTGCAATTGCTTTAGCCCAGGAGTTTGCACCTTATAAGGAAATTTCAGTGCAAGATACAGCTATAGTTAAGCCTTATAAGGTCGCACCTGATTTATCCAATGTGATTAACGCTGAACGCTTCGATTTTTCGGATAATGTTCAGGCAGCATTAGTCAAAAATGGTTTTGTGGTACTTCCCGCTATGGGCCACGAGTTTTTCATGACCTATGAGCTTAACCGTTATGATAATGTACCTAATCTCATTACCACGGACGCAGTAGTCCACAATTATCATCTCTTTTATTCCCATTTGTTGCAAAATGTTGAACAGCAAGTTTTGATACCGGAATTAAAGAAATTAAATGCAAATCTAATGCAACGGGCGGAAACGGATTATAAGGATTTTAAGGGCACTGACTGGGAAAATGCGGCTCGCCGCAATCTGGCTTTTTTTACCGTAGGCAGTAGACTGTTAAATCCTGATACCCGGATCCCAGCTGCAGTCAAGGCCGAGGTCGAACAGGAAATCAGTTTAATTAAAAAGCATGATTCTACTGAACTGTCACCGGTTATGGCTATGGGGACCAAACCGGATTTGATAGAAGGTTTAAAAGAAGATTATACCCAGTATATTCCCCGTGGTCATTATGCTAAAACAGATGATTTGAAGCAATATTTTCAGAGTATGATGTGGTACGGACGAATTACCTTCCGTTTAAAAGATGCTGACGAAACTCGTTCAGCTATTCTCATGACCCTGGCTTTACAAAACGGTATTGGTGCCCGGGAATGGGAAAAAATATATTCTACTACCAATTTTATGGTAGGCAAGAGTGACGATATTGGTTACCACCAGTATGCCGAGCTGCTGGAACAGGCTTATGGCAAAAATCTAACTCCCAAGAAGATAGCCGTAGATAGCCAGGGTTTTGATAAGTTTCGCCAACTAGCCCGGGATTTGGAGCCACCGGTTATAAATTCGATTCCTATATTTGATGCTACTATCCAACCGGATCGGGATAAGGAAGTCTTAGGATTTCGCTTTATGGGACAAAGATATACTCTGGATGCTGAGATTTTCCAGCATTTAATTTATCGCGAGGTAACAGAAAACCCGGCGGGTGAACGGCGTATGTTGCCCAGTGGTCTTGATGTTCCGGCTGCCATGGGGTCCAGCACCGCTGAAACTATATTGAACAAACAAGGGGCTTTTGAGTTTAACAAATACAGCACCAATATGGCAAAAATGCAAAAATATATTGCCGGACTTAATGATGAGTGGCACCAAAACCTGTACTGGTCATGGTTATATACTTTGCTGCCGCTTACCGCAGATAAACCCGATGGTTATCCTTCTTTCATGCTTAATAAGGCCTGGAATCATAAAGAACTGGCAACTTTTTTGGGCAGCTGGGCCGAGTTAAAGCATGATACTATCCTGTATACCAAGCAAAACTATGCTGAAATGGGCGGCGGTGGCATGGAGGAAATTGATGACCGAGGTTATGTTGAACCCAATCCTCATCTATATGCCCGGTTGGCTTCCCTTACCGCCATGACCCGTGACGGTTTGAAAATGCGTGGTTTAATAGATCAAAAGGATAGCCAAAACATGGATCAACTTTATGAACTGGTTTTGCAACTGAAGGTTATTTCCGAAAAAGAATTGGCTAATAAAGCCCTGACTGAGGAAGAATACGAACTGATTCGTACTTTTGGCGGACAGCTGGAACATTTCTGGTATGAGGTTTACCGAGGCGATGGCCTGGAAAGCCGCTCGCAAATTTCCGACTTCCCCGCTATGCTGATTGCCGATGTGGCTACCAACCCTCCGGCCGAGGTTCTGGAGGTTGGTACCGGTTATGTAGATAATATTTATGCAGTAGTACCGGTTGCCGGTACTTTGCGGATAGCCAAAGGTGGGGTTTACTCCTATTATGAATTCCCCTGGAATGCAGCAGACCGGCTAACTGACCAGAAGTGGCAAGAGATGATATATAACGATAAAGCCCCGGCTCTTCCGGAATGGACGGCTAATTATCGCATTAAAGGAACGGCTTCCATAAATTATTCCCAGGATTAA